Proteins co-encoded in one Mycobacteriales bacterium genomic window:
- a CDS encoding alpha/beta fold hydrolase yields MSGGPLRAAGQLAGGVSRVRPPWELARFLRSDVVAGRGVPHGDGSAVVVLPPAVTGDWYMRVMTRWLGRIGYAAHSSSIAWHVDCSDRTLAKVLPRVLALAADSGPVSLVGHSRGGLLAKAIAQSEPAAVRRVVTLAAPLAAPFTIHNLTLERAASLARSRLQRDTERRSRGCLTEACACPYGAAYRQEWPDGPRLVSLFTRSDEVVRWQSCVVPYARNVEVRGSHMGLVAARNAYVAIARALAGEYDEVGTTWQLGSAAAVPPLLPG; encoded by the coding sequence GTGAGCGGCGGACCGCTGCGCGCGGCCGGCCAGCTCGCCGGTGGGGTCTCGCGGGTCCGCCCGCCGTGGGAGCTGGCCCGCTTCCTGCGCTCCGACGTCGTCGCCGGGCGGGGGGTGCCGCATGGCGACGGGTCCGCGGTCGTCGTCCTGCCCCCGGCGGTCACCGGCGACTGGTACATGCGCGTGATGACCCGGTGGCTCGGCCGCATCGGCTACGCCGCGCACTCCTCCTCCATCGCCTGGCACGTCGACTGCTCGGACCGCACCCTGGCGAAGGTCCTGCCGCGGGTGCTCGCGCTCGCGGCCGACAGCGGCCCCGTCTCCCTCGTCGGTCACTCCCGCGGGGGCCTGCTGGCCAAGGCGATCGCGCAGTCCGAGCCGGCCGCCGTCCGTCGGGTGGTCACCCTCGCCGCGCCCCTCGCAGCACCCTTCACCATCCACAACCTCACCCTCGAGCGGGCCGCCTCGCTGGCCCGCTCGCGGCTGCAACGCGACACCGAGCGGCGCTCGCGCGGCTGCCTCACCGAGGCCTGTGCCTGCCCCTACGGCGCGGCCTACCGGCAGGAGTGGCCCGACGGTCCGCGGCTGGTGTCGCTGTTCACCCGCTCCGACGAGGTGGTGCGGTGGCAGTCCTGCGTCGTGCCCTACGCGCGCAACGTCGAGGTGCGCGGCAGCCACATGGGGCTGGTCGCCGCGCGCAACGCCTACGTCGCGATCGCCCGGGCCCTTGCAGGGGAGTACGACGAGGTCGGCACGACGTGGCAGCTGGGCTCCGCCGCGGCCGTCCCGCCACTGCTGCCGGGCTGA
- a CDS encoding wax ester/triacylglycerol synthase family O-acyltransferase: MSGVDAAFLYFETPSMHMHVCGVLVLDPSTAKEGFGFERVRELLASRLVLIPEFRRKLSATSLRLHHPVWVDLIDVPVAEHVTHVVLPAPGGVEELERAVADFAEVQLDRSRPLWQVLVVEGLEDGRVAVVVKVHHCLVDGVAAGDVLAQLVDLGPEGRTAGEIYEASRLVAERRRRPGLPEMLGHTVKGVVTRPVGIARLVPSAAKAVTGLVRTRRSGESAGGTMPFQGPRAPWNGSVTGRRVVALVDVPMGDVKAVKKALGGTFNDVMMTVVGGAFHRYLDGSLDASLIAVLPVNVRREGQRGGNQASAMFSTLATDLADPVERLEAIKAATAAGKADQRALGGDIVEQAGALVEPILVSFAARAYGALRLADVHPVIHNLVLSNVPGPPIPLYLAGARIDALVPLGPVLDGAGLNVTIVSYADTVGVGFIACADRIPDLRALAAQVRPSLDELLAVAARP, encoded by the coding sequence ATGAGCGGCGTCGACGCGGCCTTCCTGTACTTCGAGACGCCGTCGATGCACATGCACGTCTGCGGCGTCCTCGTCCTCGACCCCTCGACCGCCAAGGAGGGCTTCGGGTTCGAGCGAGTCCGTGAGCTGTTGGCGTCGCGGCTCGTGCTCATCCCGGAGTTCCGGCGCAAGCTGTCGGCCACCTCGCTCCGGCTGCACCACCCGGTCTGGGTCGACCTCATCGACGTGCCCGTGGCCGAGCACGTCACCCATGTCGTCCTGCCCGCGCCAGGTGGTGTCGAGGAGCTCGAGCGGGCGGTCGCGGACTTCGCCGAGGTGCAGCTCGACCGGTCGCGCCCGCTGTGGCAGGTGCTCGTCGTGGAGGGCCTCGAGGACGGCCGGGTGGCCGTCGTCGTCAAGGTCCACCACTGCCTGGTCGACGGGGTCGCGGCCGGCGATGTGCTCGCCCAGCTCGTCGACCTCGGACCCGAGGGGCGCACCGCAGGAGAGATCTACGAAGCCTCGCGGCTGGTCGCCGAGCGCCGCCGCCGGCCGGGCCTTCCGGAGATGCTCGGCCACACCGTCAAGGGCGTCGTCACCCGCCCGGTCGGCATCGCGCGGCTCGTCCCGTCGGCCGCCAAGGCCGTGACCGGCCTGGTGCGGACCCGTCGCAGCGGCGAGTCCGCCGGCGGCACCATGCCCTTCCAGGGACCGCGCGCGCCGTGGAACGGCAGCGTCACCGGTCGCCGGGTCGTGGCCCTGGTCGACGTGCCGATGGGCGACGTGAAGGCGGTGAAGAAGGCGCTCGGCGGCACCTTCAACGACGTGATGATGACGGTGGTCGGTGGTGCCTTCCACCGCTACCTCGACGGCTCGCTCGACGCGAGCCTGATCGCGGTGCTGCCCGTCAACGTGCGCCGCGAGGGCCAGCGCGGGGGCAACCAGGCCTCCGCGATGTTCTCGACGCTCGCCACGGACCTTGCCGACCCCGTCGAGCGGCTGGAGGCCATCAAGGCCGCGACGGCGGCCGGCAAGGCCGACCAGCGGGCGCTCGGCGGTGACATCGTCGAGCAGGCGGGCGCCCTGGTCGAGCCGATCCTGGTGTCGTTCGCGGCGCGGGCCTACGGCGCGCTGCGGCTGGCCGACGTCCACCCGGTCATCCACAACCTGGTGCTGTCCAACGTGCCCGGGCCGCCGATCCCGCTCTACCTCGCGGGGGCCCGCATCGACGCCCTCGTCCCCCTCGGACCGGTCCTCGACGGCGCCGGCCTCAACGTCACGATCGTCAGCTACGCCGACACCGTCGGGGTCGGCTTCATCGCCTGCGCGGACCGGATCCCGGACCTCCGCGCGCTCGCCGCGCAGGTCCGCCCGTCGCTCGACGAGCTGCTCGCGGTGGCAGCGCGGCCGTGA
- a CDS encoding alpha/beta hydrolase, with protein MQQTGQMPVVLLALGCLALLAALNATRPLRWTPALLPSFFSAWLTAELAPQVMVLTVALAGTAAALGGLATTTGAVGLALAVLALLLLGRIVLEAERAADVADDVLSELPDLSPRDDVTRGLRRWFVPLAFRHPDVVHVKDVRFSDEHRRLRLDVFHRRDRPTGCPTLVQVHGGAWVIGKKEEQGRPLMLHLAALGWVCFAPNYRLSPGATWPDHLIDVKRAIAWVREHGQEYGADPGFLVLTGGSAGGHLAALAALTADDPSFQPGFEDADTSVSGCVPYYAVYDIEGETGTRSDRQRERRVLAPLVFKKRRADALELYRSASPIARVRADAPPFLVVHGRNDTLVPVQEARLFVERLRAVSDQPVLYLELPGTEHAFDVFPSIRNAHVVRAVGRFVELLRRQHATPDR; from the coding sequence GTGCAGCAGACTGGCCAGATGCCGGTGGTCCTGCTCGCGCTCGGGTGCCTGGCGCTGCTGGCCGCGCTCAACGCGACCCGACCCCTGCGGTGGACCCCCGCGCTGCTGCCGTCGTTCTTCAGCGCCTGGCTGACCGCCGAGCTCGCACCGCAGGTGATGGTCCTGACCGTCGCGCTCGCCGGGACCGCAGCCGCACTGGGTGGGCTCGCGACCACGACGGGTGCTGTCGGCCTCGCTCTCGCCGTACTCGCCCTGCTGCTCCTCGGCCGGATCGTGCTGGAAGCCGAGCGGGCCGCGGACGTCGCCGACGACGTCCTGTCGGAGCTGCCCGACCTCTCACCGCGCGACGACGTCACGCGCGGGCTGCGCCGGTGGTTCGTGCCGCTCGCCTTCCGCCACCCCGACGTCGTGCACGTCAAGGACGTCCGCTTCTCCGACGAGCACCGCCGGCTGCGCCTCGACGTCTTCCACCGCAGGGACCGACCCACCGGCTGCCCGACGCTCGTGCAGGTCCACGGCGGAGCCTGGGTCATCGGCAAGAAGGAGGAGCAGGGCCGCCCGCTCATGCTCCACCTCGCCGCGCTCGGCTGGGTCTGCTTCGCCCCCAACTACCGGCTGTCGCCGGGGGCGACCTGGCCCGACCACCTCATCGACGTCAAGCGCGCCATCGCGTGGGTGAGGGAGCACGGCCAGGAGTACGGCGCAGACCCCGGCTTCCTGGTCCTCACCGGAGGGTCGGCCGGCGGTCACCTCGCCGCGCTGGCCGCCCTGACCGCCGACGACCCGTCCTTCCAGCCCGGCTTCGAGGACGCCGACACGTCGGTGTCGGGGTGCGTGCCCTACTACGCCGTCTACGACATCGAGGGCGAGACCGGCACCCGCAGCGACCGGCAGCGCGAGCGGCGGGTGCTGGCTCCGCTCGTGTTCAAGAAGCGGCGGGCCGACGCGCTGGAGCTCTACCGCAGCGCCTCCCCCATCGCGCGGGTGCGCGCCGACGCGCCGCCCTTCCTCGTCGTCCACGGCCGCAACGACACGCTCGTGCCCGTGCAGGAGGCGAGACTGTTCGTCGAGCGGCTGCGCGCGGTGTCCGACCAGCCGGTGCTCTACCTCGAGCTGCCCGGCACGGAGCACGCCTTCGACGTCTTCCCCTCGATCCGCAACGCCCACGTCGTCCGCGCGGTCGGTCGCTTCGTCGAGCTCCTGCGCCGTCAGCACGCCACCCCCGACCGCTGA
- a CDS encoding MFS transporter: MSPTFRSLRVRNYRLFATGQVVSLSGTWGQRVAQDWLVLELSGSSGVALGIVTGLQFLPVLLFSLWGGLLADRYDKRRLLIAVQVVMGLLALALGLLDVTGAVELWHVYALAFGLGMAAAVDTPVRQAFVVEMVGPEDLPNAVSLNSATFNSARIVGPALAGLAIAAVGTGWVFLANAVTYVAVVTGLARMRTAELRPSRRVDRARGQTREGLRYVRERPTLLATMLLVLVIGTFGLNFQITMALVARQVFDRGAASFGLLTSMLAVGSLIGALLSARRTGPPPVRRLFTAAVVFGLLEVCVGLAPTFETMALLLVPTGVAVFTFTTAANATVQLGSDPEVRGRVMALYVLVFLGGTPFGAPLIGAVAEAFGPRSSLLVGGTVSVLASIGLALWLSRARDVRLDAHVLRRRPHVHVRPARLSRQPVAGGK; encoded by the coding sequence ATGAGCCCGACGTTCCGCTCGCTGCGGGTCCGCAACTACCGGCTCTTCGCGACCGGCCAGGTCGTGTCGCTGTCGGGCACCTGGGGTCAGCGCGTCGCGCAGGACTGGCTCGTGCTGGAGCTGTCGGGCAGCAGCGGCGTCGCGCTCGGGATCGTCACCGGCCTGCAGTTCCTCCCCGTCCTGCTCTTCAGCCTCTGGGGCGGGCTGCTCGCCGACCGCTACGACAAGCGCCGGCTGCTCATCGCCGTGCAGGTCGTCATGGGCCTGCTGGCTTTGGCGCTCGGTCTGCTCGACGTCACCGGGGCGGTCGAGCTCTGGCACGTCTACGCGCTGGCCTTCGGTCTCGGCATGGCCGCCGCCGTCGACACCCCCGTGCGGCAGGCCTTCGTCGTGGAGATGGTCGGCCCCGAGGACCTTCCCAACGCCGTCAGCCTCAACAGCGCGACCTTCAACAGCGCCCGCATCGTCGGGCCCGCGCTCGCCGGCCTCGCCATCGCGGCCGTGGGCACCGGGTGGGTCTTCCTCGCCAACGCCGTCACCTACGTCGCGGTCGTCACCGGGCTCGCCCGCATGCGGACGGCCGAGCTGCGACCGTCGCGTCGGGTCGACCGCGCGAGGGGCCAGACCCGCGAGGGCCTGCGCTACGTCCGGGAGCGGCCGACGCTGCTGGCGACGATGCTGCTCGTGCTCGTCATCGGGACCTTCGGGCTCAACTTCCAGATCACGATGGCGCTGGTCGCCCGCCAGGTCTTCGACCGTGGCGCCGCGTCGTTCGGACTGCTCACCTCGATGCTCGCGGTGGGCTCGCTCATCGGCGCGCTGCTGTCGGCCCGTCGCACCGGGCCCCCGCCGGTGCGGAGGCTCTTCACGGCTGCTGTCGTTTTCGGGCTGCTCGAGGTCTGCGTCGGCCTCGCGCCCACCTTCGAGACGATGGCGCTGCTGCTCGTACCGACCGGCGTCGCGGTCTTCACCTTCACCACGGCCGCCAACGCGACGGTCCAGCTCGGCTCCGACCCGGAGGTCCGCGGCCGGGTCATGGCGCTCTACGTCTTGGTGTTCCTCGGCGGGACCCCCTTCGGCGCGCCGCTCATCGGGGCGGTGGCGGAGGCCTTCGGTCCGCGGTCGAGCCTGCTGGTCGGCGGCACCGTCAGCGTGCTCGCCTCGATCGGGCTGGCGCTGTGGCTCAGCCGGGCCCGTGACGTGCGCCTCGACGCCCACGTCCTGCGTCGCCGCCCGCACGTCCACGTGCGCCCCGCGCGCTTGTCGCGTCAGCCCGTCGCCGGGGGGAAGTAG
- a CDS encoding MarR family transcriptional regulator translates to MRLARRMRQQRAESSLTLTQVAALATVERHPGVTPGELAAREKVQPPSMTKVVAALEAAGLLQRRPHPTDGRQVQLRCTAEGSALLKEDRRRREAWLAQRLAELEPGELAVLRQAAGVLDKLAGA, encoded by the coding sequence ATGCGGCTGGCCCGCCGGATGCGCCAGCAGCGCGCCGAGAGCTCGCTGACCCTGACCCAGGTCGCCGCGCTCGCCACCGTCGAGCGGCACCCGGGGGTGACGCCTGGTGAGCTCGCCGCGCGCGAGAAGGTCCAGCCGCCGTCGATGACCAAGGTCGTCGCGGCGCTGGAGGCCGCCGGCCTGTTGCAACGCCGGCCACACCCCACCGACGGCCGCCAGGTGCAGTTGCGGTGCACGGCCGAGGGCTCGGCGCTGCTCAAGGAGGACCGCCGTCGCCGCGAGGCGTGGCTGGCCCAGCGGCTCGCCGAGCTCGAGCCGGGAGAGCTCGCGGTGCTGCGGCAGGCCGCCGGGGTCCTCGACAAGCTGGCAGGCGCATGA
- a CDS encoding NCS2 family permease: MSTSTGDQPAVSTDRPAPANGLDRYFKITERGSTVSREVRGGLATFFTMAYIVVLNPLIIGTVPDADGRVLGIPQVAAATALVAAVMTILMGVVGRYPFAIATGLGLNAFVTFSIATQMSWADAMGLVVLEGLVIGVLVLTGFRVAVFHAIPVELKTAISVGIGLFIALIGLVDAGFVRRTGTGPVPVELGVAGDLKGWPTVVFVVGLLLTAVLVARRTKAAILLGIVVTTALAIAVEAAFDIGPSFVSPTESNPSGWQLNTPTLPDDVISTPDLGLLGDFSLFGGFERVGVVAALLLVFTLMLADFFDTMGTIVGVGREADLLDEQDRLPGADRVLLVDSVAAAAGGAASVSSATTYIESAAGVGEGARTGLASVVTGLLFVLALFLTPLVTIVPFEAASPALVIVGFLLITQIKGIDFDDYTIAIPAFLTIVLMPFTYSITNGIGAGFISYVLLKATQGRARDVHPLLWLVAALFVVYFGIDPIERALT; encoded by the coding sequence ATGTCGACCTCCACGGGCGACCAGCCCGCCGTGTCCACCGACCGCCCGGCCCCTGCGAACGGCCTCGACCGCTACTTCAAGATCACTGAGCGCGGCTCCACCGTCAGCCGTGAGGTGCGCGGCGGTCTCGCGACGTTCTTCACAATGGCCTACATCGTGGTGCTCAACCCGCTCATCATCGGGACGGTGCCCGACGCCGACGGCAGGGTCCTCGGGATCCCGCAGGTCGCCGCGGCCACGGCGCTCGTCGCCGCGGTGATGACGATCCTCATGGGCGTCGTCGGCCGCTACCCCTTCGCGATCGCGACGGGGCTCGGGCTCAACGCCTTCGTCACCTTCTCGATCGCGACCCAGATGAGCTGGGCCGACGCGATGGGCCTGGTGGTGCTCGAGGGCCTCGTCATCGGTGTGCTCGTCCTGACCGGCTTCCGGGTCGCGGTCTTCCACGCGATCCCGGTCGAGCTCAAGACCGCGATCAGCGTCGGCATCGGGCTGTTCATCGCCTTGATCGGGCTCGTCGACGCCGGCTTCGTGCGCCGCACGGGCACCGGTCCCGTGCCGGTCGAGCTCGGGGTCGCCGGCGACCTCAAGGGCTGGCCGACCGTGGTCTTCGTCGTCGGCCTGCTGCTGACCGCGGTGCTGGTGGCCCGGCGGACCAAGGCGGCCATCCTGCTCGGGATCGTCGTCACGACGGCGCTCGCGATCGCGGTCGAGGCGGCCTTCGACATCGGCCCGTCCTTCGTCTCGCCGACCGAGTCCAACCCGTCGGGCTGGCAGCTCAACACCCCGACCCTGCCCGACGACGTCATCAGCACCCCCGACCTCGGCCTGCTCGGGGACTTCTCGCTGTTCGGCGGCTTCGAGCGCGTCGGTGTGGTGGCGGCGCTGCTGCTCGTCTTCACGCTGATGCTGGCGGACTTCTTCGACACCATGGGCACGATCGTCGGGGTCGGTCGCGAGGCCGACCTGCTCGACGAGCAGGACCGGCTGCCGGGCGCCGACCGGGTGCTGCTCGTCGACTCGGTCGCGGCCGCGGCCGGCGGCGCTGCCTCGGTCTCGTCGGCGACGACCTACATCGAGTCCGCCGCCGGTGTCGGTGAGGGTGCCCGCACCGGACTCGCCTCCGTCGTGACCGGGCTGCTGTTCGTCCTCGCGCTGTTCCTCACACCACTCGTCACGATCGTCCCCTTCGAGGCGGCTTCGCCCGCGCTCGTCATCGTCGGCTTCCTGCTCATCACGCAGATCAAGGGCATCGACTTCGACGACTACACGATCGCGATCCCGGCGTTCCTCACGATCGTGCTCATGCCCTTCACCTACTCGATCACCAACGGCATCGGCGCGGGCTTCATCTCCTACGTCCTGCTGAAGGCGACCCAGGGCCGGGCCCGTGACGTGCACCCGCTGCTGTGGCTGGTCGCGGCGCTGTTCGTCGTCTACTTCGGCATCGACCCGATCGAGCGCGCGCTCACCTGA
- a CDS encoding DUF2530 domain-containing protein: MALFAKSGVARRPDPEPLETDDVRVVGGLGVLWAVALVVLGIARLAGADVRGWWLVMCACGAALGVLGVAYCRRRQAAIARDRLAAG; encoded by the coding sequence ATGGCGCTGTTCGCGAAGTCAGGGGTCGCGCGGCGACCCGACCCCGAGCCGCTCGAGACCGACGACGTGCGCGTCGTCGGTGGGCTGGGGGTCCTCTGGGCCGTGGCGCTGGTCGTCCTCGGCATCGCGCGGCTCGCCGGCGCAGACGTCCGCGGCTGGTGGCTCGTCATGTGCGCGTGCGGCGCTGCGCTCGGCGTGCTCGGCGTGGCCTACTGCAGACGCCGCCAGGCCGCCATCGCCCGCGACCGGCTGGCCGCGGGCTGA
- a CDS encoding DUF3027 domain-containing protein, translating to MRRRLRDVGTRLAGTRAPARDEATPETADHAGAVTSDTGVAPAEPDAPTDLPSEETAVPVETPPALEESPTVSEPIAEPVAEVAPDAVLLGAVDTARAIAAEVAGSAVGDHLGVEPEGALTLTHSFAALEKGYVGWRWAVTVSRADGHDEVTVDEVVLLPGGGALLAPEWLPWSERIQPGDLSPGDLLPTSPDDPRLVASFEDVEQQDLLWELDRELGLGREKVLSLEGRELAAERWYDGDAGPRSPLAKAAPAPCRSCGFLVPLAGGLAQGFGACANGFAPDDGRVVALDHGCGAHSSVVVDPAHAATTALAVEHEDFEMTATEPSGSAELTEPAEQSGPEHVVDVHVDPAADHADEPVVTPEGEAALPYGHS from the coding sequence ATGCGGCGCAGGTTGCGCGACGTCGGGACGAGGCTAGCCGGGACCCGCGCGCCCGCGCGCGACGAGGCGACCCCCGAGACCGCCGACCACGCCGGGGCTGTGACCAGCGACACTGGTGTGGCGCCTGCCGAGCCGGACGCCCCCACCGACCTGCCCTCCGAGGAGACTGCTGTGCCCGTCGAGACGCCCCCTGCCCTGGAGGAGTCACCGACCGTCTCCGAGCCGATCGCCGAGCCGGTTGCCGAGGTCGCCCCCGACGCCGTGCTGCTCGGCGCGGTCGACACCGCCCGCGCGATCGCGGCCGAGGTCGCCGGTAGTGCGGTCGGCGACCACCTCGGGGTCGAGCCCGAGGGCGCGCTGACCCTGACGCACTCCTTCGCGGCTCTCGAGAAGGGCTACGTCGGCTGGCGCTGGGCCGTCACCGTCTCGCGCGCCGACGGCCACGACGAGGTCACCGTCGACGAGGTCGTGCTGCTCCCAGGTGGCGGCGCGTTGCTCGCCCCCGAGTGGCTGCCCTGGAGCGAGCGCATCCAGCCCGGCGACCTCTCGCCCGGCGACCTGCTCCCGACCTCGCCCGACGACCCGCGGCTGGTCGCGTCCTTCGAGGACGTCGAGCAGCAGGACCTGCTGTGGGAGCTCGACCGCGAGCTCGGTCTCGGCCGCGAGAAGGTCCTCTCGCTCGAGGGTCGCGAGCTCGCCGCCGAGCGCTGGTACGACGGAGACGCTGGTCCGCGCTCACCCCTCGCGAAAGCCGCTCCCGCCCCCTGCCGCAGCTGCGGCTTCCTCGTCCCTCTGGCGGGCGGGCTGGCACAGGGCTTCGGGGCCTGCGCTAACGGCTTCGCCCCCGACGACGGCCGCGTCGTCGCGCTCGACCACGGCTGCGGCGCCCACTCCTCGGTCGTCGTCGACCCCGCGCACGCCGCCACGACGGCGCTCGCCGTGGAGCACGAGGACTTCGAGATGACCGCCACCGAGCCGTCCGGGTCGGCGGAGCTGACCGAGCCGGCCGAGCAGTCCGGGCCCGAGCACGTCGTGGACGTCCACGTCGACCCCGCCGCGGACCACGCCGACGAGCCGGTCGTCACCCCGGAGGGCGAAGCTGCCCTCCCCTACGGCCACAGCTGA
- the mqnB gene encoding futalosine hydrolase, translated as MAGVLAVVATAPERDALLRRLTTTRTRVGPYDAHAVGEVTVVVSGVGPGPAAAATATALALQEYAEVLSLGICGGFAGAASIGDVVVATDLVAADLGADSPEGFLGLAELGWAEESLPAPVGALQRTCDRLREAGLTVVTGPVVTVSTVTGTDARARELAERHGAVGEAMEGRGVADAALAHGLDVLEVRAVSNLVGRRDTGAWRIGAAFEVLERVGEALWSPAGPGPG; from the coding sequence CTGGCCGGCGTCCTCGCGGTCGTCGCGACCGCGCCGGAGCGCGACGCGCTGCTGCGCCGGCTCACCACGACCCGCACCCGGGTCGGCCCTTACGACGCGCACGCCGTCGGGGAGGTCACGGTCGTCGTGAGCGGGGTCGGTCCAGGCCCCGCCGCCGCGGCCACGGCGACCGCCCTCGCGCTGCAGGAGTACGCCGAGGTCCTCTCGCTGGGCATCTGCGGCGGCTTCGCCGGGGCCGCCTCGATCGGCGACGTCGTGGTCGCGACCGACCTGGTCGCCGCCGACCTCGGTGCGGACTCCCCCGAGGGCTTCCTCGGCCTCGCCGAGCTCGGCTGGGCGGAGGAGTCGCTGCCCGCCCCCGTCGGCGCGCTGCAGCGCACCTGCGACCGGTTGCGCGAGGCCGGCCTCACCGTCGTCACCGGGCCGGTCGTCACGGTCTCCACGGTGACCGGCACCGACGCGCGCGCCCGCGAGCTCGCCGAGCGCCACGGCGCGGTCGGCGAGGCGATGGAGGGCCGCGGCGTCGCCGACGCCGCACTGGCCCACGGCCTCGACGTGCTGGAGGTGCGCGCGGTGAGCAACCTGGTAGGCCGGCGCGACACCGGTGCCTGGCGGATCGGCGCGGCCTTTGAGGTGCTCGAGCGCGTGGGCGAGGCCCTGTGGTCGCCAGCAGGTCCGGGACCGGGCTAG
- a CDS encoding cold shock domain-containing protein has protein sequence MPTGKVKFYDKDKGFGFAARDDGGDVFVPKASLPEGVEELKAGMRLEFGVAAGKRGEQALSVRILDAPPELAGNRRPVEELEVMLEDTIKLLEAKVQPALRRGKHPDRDTAKRVAQILRAIATELEA, from the coding sequence GTGCCCACCGGCAAGGTCAAGTTCTACGACAAGGACAAGGGCTTCGGCTTCGCCGCGCGCGACGACGGGGGCGACGTCTTCGTCCCGAAGGCCTCGCTGCCCGAGGGCGTCGAGGAGCTCAAGGCCGGCATGCGCCTGGAGTTCGGGGTCGCGGCCGGCAAGCGCGGCGAGCAGGCCCTGTCGGTGCGCATCCTCGACGCCCCGCCGGAGCTGGCGGGCAACCGTCGTCCCGTGGAGGAGCTCGAGGTGATGCTCGAGGACACCATCAAGCTGCTCGAGGCGAAGGTGCAGCCGGCGCTGCGGCGCGGCAAGCACCCGGACCGCGACACGGCCAAGCGGGTCGCCCAGATCCTGCGGGCGATCGCCACCGAGCTCGAGGCGTAG
- a CDS encoding alpha/beta hydrolase, protein MARRRAIALTAALVGVLVTALPALDARADTGMRSESVVAPGIVKQTHAYGTGGNTQTLDVWTDVTEPDVPRTPRPAVVFVHGGSWAIGDKSEWASHALEVAERGWVAASINYRRSGDAPWPAQRDDASAALAYLQRNAALLGIDRDRIGAIGDSAGGHLAALLGVARPGQAPVRGVVTLSGVNDLPGLLKQPSSGGCTTSSCGYSGLALRVSRDLMRCLPASCGEAYRQGSAGALVTSTSPATLAFNSEAELIDPRQAWVMDTALRRAGRASRVQVFSGSLHARGYQDKVFEPAMRFLAAALTPETAPAYPRPKVVTTLDLPSSVSARRGVPVRFRGVVRPRAYGSSVALQVRGGDGVWRTLRGVPLLRGQYDTYYDTTWTPTRAGTTVWRTVWTGGGGQGISKTVTVVTR, encoded by the coding sequence GTGGCTCGCCGACGCGCCATTGCGCTGACGGCCGCACTGGTCGGCGTGCTGGTCACCGCCCTCCCCGCGCTGGACGCCCGCGCCGACACCGGCATGCGGTCGGAGTCGGTCGTCGCGCCCGGCATCGTGAAGCAGACGCACGCCTACGGCACCGGCGGTAACACGCAGACCCTCGACGTCTGGACCGACGTCACCGAGCCCGACGTGCCCCGCACGCCACGCCCTGCGGTGGTCTTCGTCCACGGGGGCTCCTGGGCCATCGGCGACAAGTCCGAGTGGGCCAGCCACGCCCTCGAGGTCGCCGAGCGCGGTTGGGTCGCGGCCTCCATCAACTACCGGCGGTCGGGCGACGCTCCCTGGCCGGCCCAGCGCGACGACGCCTCCGCGGCCCTGGCCTACCTGCAGCGCAACGCCGCCCTGCTCGGCATCGACCGCGACCGCATCGGGGCGATCGGCGACTCCGCCGGCGGCCACCTCGCCGCCCTGCTCGGCGTCGCCCGCCCCGGCCAGGCGCCGGTGCGCGGCGTCGTGACGCTCTCCGGCGTCAACGACCTACCCGGCCTGCTCAAGCAGCCCTCGAGCGGTGGCTGCACGACATCGTCCTGCGGCTACAGCGGGCTCGCGCTGCGGGTCAGCCGCGACCTGATGCGCTGCCTGCCGGCGAGCTGCGGTGAGGCCTACCGCCAGGGCTCCGCGGGTGCGCTCGTCACCAGCACGTCGCCCGCGACACTGGCCTTCAACAGCGAGGCCGAGCTGATCGACCCGCGCCAGGCGTGGGTGATGGACACCGCGCTGCGTCGGGCTGGTCGCGCCAGCCGGGTGCAGGTCTTCTCGGGCTCGCTGCACGCCCGCGGCTACCAGGACAAGGTCTTCGAGCCGGCCATGCGCTTCCTCGCGGCCGCGCTCACCCCGGAGACCGCCCCGGCGTACCCCCGTCCGAAGGTCGTCACGACCCTCGACCTGCCGTCGTCGGTGAGCGCCCGGCGCGGCGTGCCGGTCCGCTTCAGGGGCGTCGTGCGGCCACGCGCCTACGGCAGCTCCGTGGCGCTCCAGGTCCGCGGCGGAGACGGCGTCTGGCGCACCCTGCGCGGTGTGCCGCTGCTGCGCGGGCAGTACGACACCTACTACGACACCACCTGGACCCCGACCCGCGCCGGCACCACGGTCTGGCGCACGGTCTGGACCGGTGGCGGTGGCCAGGGCATCAGCAAGACCGTCACCGTCGTCACCCGCTGA